From the genome of Ralstonia pickettii, one region includes:
- a CDS encoding SDR family oxidoreductase, with amino-acid sequence MTILVTGATGRVGRQVVHQLANRGADVRALVRDPSKADFPASVNVVQGDMLDIESLRRAFVGVRTLFLLNAVAGDEFTQALLALNVARESGVERVVYLSVMHAERFVNVPHFAVKSGAERMIEQMGFSATILRPAYFMDNEHMVKDVIVNHGVYPMPIGSKGVAMVDTRDIAEVAAIELIRRDAAPGKLPIETINLVGPDTLTGPELASIWSETLGRPVAYGGDDPTGFETNLTNFLPKWMAYEMRLMAERYVSDGMVPQAGDVERLTRILGRPLGKYRDFAAALAQ; translated from the coding sequence ATGACCATCCTCGTTACTGGTGCTACCGGCCGCGTCGGCCGCCAAGTCGTCCATCAACTGGCCAACCGCGGTGCGGACGTGCGCGCGCTGGTGCGCGACCCGTCAAAGGCCGACTTCCCGGCCAGCGTGAACGTCGTGCAGGGCGACATGCTGGATATCGAATCGCTGCGGCGTGCCTTCGTTGGTGTCCGGACCCTGTTCCTGCTCAACGCGGTCGCAGGCGACGAATTCACGCAGGCCTTGCTTGCGCTGAACGTGGCGCGCGAATCCGGCGTCGAGCGCGTCGTCTATCTGTCCGTCATGCATGCCGAGCGCTTCGTGAACGTGCCGCATTTTGCAGTGAAGTCCGGCGCGGAACGCATGATCGAGCAGATGGGCTTCAGCGCCACCATCCTGCGTCCGGCCTATTTCATGGACAACGAACACATGGTGAAGGACGTCATCGTCAACCATGGTGTCTACCCGATGCCGATCGGCAGCAAGGGGGTTGCGATGGTCGACACACGCGACATCGCAGAAGTGGCGGCCATTGAGTTGATCCGCCGGGATGCGGCACCGGGCAAGCTGCCGATCGAGACCATCAACCTGGTGGGCCCCGACACGCTGACGGGCCCCGAGTTGGCCTCGATCTGGTCTGAAACGCTCGGCCGCCCCGTGGCCTATGGCGGCGATGATCCGACCGGATTCGAGACCAATCTGACCAACTTCCTGCCCAAATGGATGGCTTATGAGATGCGCCTGATGGCCGAACGCTATGTCAGCGACGGCATGGTGCCGCAGGCGGGCGATGTCGAGCGCCTGACCCGCATTCTGGGGCGGCCGCTGGGCAAGTATCGCGATTTCGCAGCGGCGCTTGCGCAGTGA
- a CDS encoding LysR family transcriptional regulator, producing the protein MDLLALADFNLVARHGSFGEAARATGRPKATLSRRVSELEGSLELRLFERGSRGLKLTQEGQALYERTGTLLAEIAETAAAIASGSERPRGRLRISAPMLFSQVAMGKLVATFALKHPEVQLEVTTEDRGVDMIEEGYDLVIRVNPDPDESLIGRVLLRDRLVVVATPELERPSGKAVVPAVLRGAGTGRAAWDVSGPHGKSRIAIRPVAHLSSLIMVRDTVRLGVGAACLPVSLVAHDLEAGTLVHWGDVDGPDIALWALYPSRRLLSARVSAFLEHLKDAFPTGEPQELAAFIRSSP; encoded by the coding sequence ATGGATTTGCTCGCGCTTGCCGATTTCAACCTGGTTGCCCGACATGGAAGCTTTGGCGAGGCTGCCCGGGCGACGGGGCGGCCGAAGGCGACGCTCTCTCGCAGGGTGTCGGAGCTGGAGGGCAGTCTCGAACTTCGATTGTTCGAGCGCGGATCGCGCGGGCTCAAGCTCACCCAGGAAGGGCAGGCGCTGTACGAGCGTACGGGCACGCTGCTCGCCGAGATTGCGGAGACGGCCGCCGCAATTGCATCCGGTAGCGAACGGCCACGAGGGCGTTTGCGCATCAGCGCGCCCATGCTGTTTTCGCAGGTGGCCATGGGCAAGCTGGTGGCCACGTTCGCGTTGAAACATCCCGAGGTGCAGCTGGAGGTGACCACCGAAGACCGTGGCGTCGACATGATCGAAGAAGGATATGACCTGGTGATCCGAGTTAATCCGGACCCGGACGAAAGCCTGATCGGACGCGTGCTCTTGCGGGATCGCCTTGTCGTTGTGGCAACGCCGGAACTGGAACGGCCCTCCGGCAAGGCTGTCGTGCCGGCCGTCCTTCGCGGCGCGGGCACCGGAAGGGCCGCCTGGGACGTCTCCGGGCCCCACGGGAAGTCCCGCATCGCGATCCGGCCCGTTGCGCACTTGTCATCGTTGATCATGGTGCGCGACACGGTGCGGCTTGGTGTGGGGGCCGCGTGCCTGCCGGTGTCGCTCGTGGCCCACGATCTGGAGGCCGGCACGTTGGTGCATTGGGGCGATGTGGACGGCCCCGATATCGCGCTATGGGCGCTTTACCCTTCCAGGCGGTTGCTGAGCGCCCGCGTTTCCGCTTTTCTCGAGCATCTCAAAGACGCATTCCCGACGGGCGAGCCCCAAGAGCTGGCGGCTTTTATCCGTTCGTCGCCGTAA
- a CDS encoding nuclear transport factor 2 family protein, translating into MEARPPLPPFTRETAIQKVRLAEDAWNTREPARIVLAYSPDTRWRNRTEFPVGREQAQALLERKWKRELDYRLIKELWAFEGNRIAVRFAYEWHDDAGQWYRSYGNENWEFDEQGLMTHRHASINDLPIKEVDRKFFWPLGRRPEDHPGLSDLGL; encoded by the coding sequence ATGGAAGCCCGCCCACCCCTACCCCCATTCACTCGCGAAACCGCCATCCAGAAGGTTCGGCTGGCAGAAGACGCGTGGAATACACGTGAACCCGCCCGCATTGTCCTGGCATACAGCCCGGATACCCGCTGGCGTAACCGGACGGAATTTCCTGTCGGCCGGGAACAAGCGCAGGCGCTCCTGGAGCGGAAGTGGAAACGCGAACTGGACTATCGCCTGATCAAGGAATTGTGGGCTTTCGAGGGAAACCGTATCGCCGTGCGTTTCGCTTACGAGTGGCACGACGACGCTGGTCAGTGGTATCGCAGTTACGGCAACGAGAACTGGGAATTCGACGAACAAGGCCTGATGACGCATCGCCATGCGAGCATCAACGACCTCCCCATCAAGGAAGTCGACAGGAAGTTCTTCTGGCCCCTTGGGCGCCGCCCGGAGGACCATCCCGGTTTGTCCGACCTGGGACTCTGA
- a CDS encoding TetR/AcrR family transcriptional regulator, with product MTSETRAPSDFSARERILLTAHDLFYREGIRATGIDRVIEVSQVAKATFYRHYPSKSDLITAYLNFRHDNWMQWLRTTLERHLSSGSSPLDALLATFNEWWRHPDYRGCAFINAAVELPEAVELARRHKEEMTAAFETLLLHGAGRPARARALSLAVDGAIVHAQMGQPLRTVLEALKQLAEPLLKGKA from the coding sequence ATGACCTCCGAAACCCGTGCCCCCAGCGATTTCTCTGCCCGTGAGCGCATCCTGTTGACTGCGCACGACCTCTTCTATCGTGAAGGCATTCGTGCAACCGGTATTGACCGCGTCATTGAGGTATCCCAGGTCGCTAAGGCGACGTTTTATCGGCACTACCCGAGCAAGAGCGACCTCATTACGGCTTACCTGAATTTCCGCCACGACAACTGGATGCAGTGGCTTCGGACAACGTTGGAGCGACATCTCAGTTCGGGAAGCTCCCCGCTCGATGCCCTGCTGGCGACCTTCAATGAATGGTGGCGTCACCCGGACTATCGCGGCTGCGCGTTCATCAACGCCGCCGTTGAGCTTCCTGAAGCGGTTGAGCTGGCGAGGCGCCACAAAGAGGAAATGACCGCGGCCTTCGAGACGCTTCTGCTGCATGGAGCAGGGCGCCCGGCTCGGGCGAGAGCACTGAGTTTGGCCGTGGATGGCGCCATCGTCCACGCTCAGATGGGGCAGCCTTTGCGCACGGTTCTGGAGGCACTCAAGCAACTTGCCGAGCCGCTTCTCAAGGGGAAAGCGTAG
- a CDS encoding RidA family protein: MSNATAFESSVQQRLAARGLALPDPPKPLGSYTAVDQAGDLLFISGQLPLVEGKVVWQGQVGTQLTLDEGRRAAELAALNVLAQIHAHLGGFERLDHIVRLEGHVTSAEGWLQQPAVIDGASDLFADVLGSRAGHARAVYSHFQQPANAAVILVAIAQLRGV; this comes from the coding sequence ATGAGCAACGCAACCGCTTTTGAGTCGTCCGTACAGCAACGGCTGGCAGCGCGCGGGCTGGCCTTGCCCGATCCGCCCAAGCCGTTGGGCAGTTATACGGCCGTCGACCAGGCAGGCGATCTGCTGTTCATTTCTGGGCAATTGCCGCTGGTCGAGGGCAAAGTCGTCTGGCAAGGCCAAGTCGGCACACAACTCACCCTGGATGAAGGCCGTCGCGCGGCCGAGCTTGCAGCGTTGAATGTGCTGGCGCAGATCCATGCCCATCTGGGCGGTTTCGAGCGACTGGACCATATCGTGCGGCTGGAAGGCCATGTGACAAGCGCTGAAGGCTGGCTGCAGCAGCCCGCCGTCATCGACGGCGCATCGGATCTATTCGCCGACGTGCTGGGCTCCCGGGCCGGCCATGCGCGGGCGGTCTATTCGCATTTCCAGCAACCGGCCAACGCAGCAGTGATTCTGGTGGCGATTGCACAGCTGCGCGGTGTTTGA
- a CDS encoding SDR family NAD(P)-dependent oxidoreductase — MSNAHPTAIITGATSGIGLGLAEAFLNEGYNVVGSGRSAQRLQSAAARLNAGDRFLGVAGDVGKPESARELFAQAIARFGQVDVLVNNAGIFAAKPFVQFTPEEIEEQISTNLKGTLYASQEAAKHMSERKRGKIINITASLAMQPHGSVPALLAVALKGGINQATRALALELAPFGVTVNAVAPGVTDTPMHPAATHAALGSMHPLGRIARIDEVSAAVLYLVNAEFVSGTVLPVDGGFSAGR, encoded by the coding sequence ATGAGCAACGCGCATCCCACCGCCATCATCACTGGCGCGACAAGCGGCATCGGCCTTGGCTTGGCCGAGGCTTTTCTCAACGAGGGTTACAACGTCGTCGGCTCCGGCCGCTCGGCGCAACGCCTGCAATCTGCTGCCGCCCGCCTGAACGCCGGCGATCGCTTCCTGGGTGTGGCCGGCGATGTCGGCAAGCCCGAATCTGCGCGCGAGCTTTTTGCCCAGGCCATCGCCCGCTTCGGCCAGGTCGATGTGCTGGTGAACAACGCCGGCATCTTCGCTGCCAAGCCCTTCGTGCAGTTCACGCCCGAAGAAATCGAGGAGCAGATTTCGACCAACCTGAAGGGCACGTTGTACGCGTCGCAGGAAGCCGCCAAGCACATGAGCGAGCGCAAGCGCGGCAAGATCATCAACATCACCGCCTCGCTGGCCATGCAGCCGCACGGCAGCGTGCCGGCACTGCTGGCGGTGGCCCTGAAGGGCGGCATCAACCAGGCAACACGCGCCTTGGCGCTTGAGTTGGCACCCTTCGGCGTGACCGTGAATGCGGTGGCTCCTGGCGTGACAGATACGCCGATGCATCCGGCCGCTACACATGCCGCACTCGGCAGCATGCACCCACTGGGCCGCATCGCACGCATCGACGAGGTCAGCGCAGCCGTGCTCTACCTCGTCAACGCAGAGTTCGTGTCGGGCACCGTGCTGCCCGTGGACGGTGGTTTCAGCGCCGGCCGCTGA
- a CDS encoding LysR family transcriptional regulator codes for MHRQFDDILLGSIELFCLAAEAGSFTAAANTAGVTPAAVSRSIARLEKRLGVRLFVRSTRSLRLTEGGRDYFEQCRAALNQLIEAERKVTGEQVQPSGTLRISAPTTYGHYRLLPLLPALRETFPLLKFEVHIGNRNIDFHEENFDVAIRFRTQPDSTMVSRHLEDAELVVVGSPAYLQRAGRPHTLEDLKQHECIQFDLPSSGRPIAWLFSDEGRDREVLPTEGHYLCAEDVLAGVTLARAGAGLFQTYRFIVEKDLADGTLVEVLQAYAGRSRPVSLVYPHGRLLPLRVRVFVEFLVERAAALAKQRAAETRVRSKKQ; via the coding sequence ATGCACCGGCAATTCGACGACATCCTGCTTGGCAGCATCGAACTGTTCTGCCTGGCCGCCGAGGCTGGCAGCTTTACGGCGGCGGCCAATACCGCGGGGGTGACGCCCGCGGCGGTGAGCCGCTCGATCGCACGTTTGGAGAAACGTCTGGGCGTACGTCTGTTCGTGCGCTCGACACGCAGTCTGCGTCTGACCGAAGGCGGCAGAGACTACTTCGAGCAATGCCGCGCCGCGCTCAACCAGTTGATCGAGGCAGAGCGCAAGGTGACAGGCGAACAGGTGCAGCCGTCGGGCACCCTGCGCATCAGTGCGCCGACCACGTATGGGCACTACCGGCTCCTACCGTTGCTGCCCGCGCTGCGGGAGACATTTCCGCTGCTCAAGTTCGAAGTCCACATCGGCAACCGCAATATCGACTTTCATGAGGAAAATTTCGACGTGGCGATCCGGTTTCGTACACAGCCGGATTCGACGATGGTCTCGCGCCACCTGGAGGACGCCGAACTCGTGGTCGTCGGCAGTCCTGCTTACCTTCAGCGAGCAGGGCGGCCTCACACGCTCGAAGACCTGAAGCAGCACGAGTGCATCCAGTTCGATCTGCCCAGCAGCGGGCGGCCGATCGCGTGGTTGTTTTCGGATGAGGGCCGCGATCGAGAGGTGCTGCCCACCGAAGGCCACTACCTGTGTGCCGAAGATGTATTGGCCGGCGTGACCCTGGCCAGGGCCGGCGCGGGGTTGTTCCAGACCTATCGCTTCATCGTCGAGAAGGACCTGGCCGATGGCACGCTGGTTGAAGTGCTGCAGGCGTATGCAGGCAGGTCACGGCCGGTCAGTCTGGTGTACCCGCATGGCCGTTTGTTGCCGTTGCGCGTGCGGGTATTCGTGGAGTTCCTGGTGGAGCGTGCTGCGGCGCTGGCCAAGCAGCGTGCGGCTGAGACGCGGGTTCGAAGCAAGAAGCAATAG
- a CDS encoding FAD:protein FMN transferase, with translation MRPSCRRARPWLGTLVDVQAEGLEAEAAVAAAFDEIAAVHALLSFYVADSDLHAINRAPPGAKLRVDPRTLTVLRLASTLHAASARAFDCRVGTPEQLADTRFPVAFAGDVVCKQTHALINLGGIAKGYAVDRAIEKIQGCAVENAIVNAGGDLRHRGSNPMTVQIRDPRNAARITATVLLDNAALATSTVGGLGAGPDDPSRIHNADRLALPALAGATVQAPTCVLADALTKIVLATGDATHPLLAEYGAAVTVYSPG, from the coding sequence ATGCGGCCGAGCTGCCGGCGCGCGCGGCCGTGGCTCGGCACGCTGGTTGACGTGCAGGCTGAAGGCCTTGAAGCCGAAGCCGCCGTAGCGGCTGCGTTCGACGAAATTGCCGCCGTTCACGCGCTGCTGAGCTTTTATGTCGCGGACAGTGACTTGCACGCGATCAACCGCGCGCCGCCTGGCGCCAAACTGCGCGTTGATCCAAGAACGTTGACCGTGCTGCGTTTGGCCAGCACTTTGCACGCCGCATCCGCGCGTGCATTCGATTGCCGGGTTGGTACGCCCGAGCAGCTGGCCGATACGCGTTTTCCTGTCGCGTTCGCCGGTGATGTCGTTTGCAAGCAAACGCACGCCTTGATCAACCTGGGCGGAATCGCCAAGGGGTATGCCGTTGATCGCGCAATCGAGAAGATCCAAGGCTGTGCTGTAGAAAATGCCATCGTCAATGCGGGTGGTGATCTACGACACCGTGGCTCAAACCCGATGACTGTGCAGATACGTGACCCGCGCAATGCGGCGCGGATCACCGCAACGGTGCTGCTCGACAATGCGGCGCTGGCCACCTCCACTGTTGGCGGTCTTGGGGCGGGCCCCGATGACCCATCGCGCATTCATAACGCAGACCGGCTCGCTCTTCCGGCGCTCGCAGGGGCGACCGTGCAGGCACCCACCTGCGTGCTCGCCGACGCGCTGACCAAGATTGTGCTGGCAACGGGCGACGCAACGCATCCATTGCTTGCCGAATACGGAGCAGCGGTCACCGTATACTCGCCCGGTTAA
- a CDS encoding FMN-binding protein codes for MRYQPVPIVLVCAAAVGAPGMIVTKAFAADYLSAAEAQKAMFPDATSFEPVPLTLSADQLKQLAERAGGPAKPGAWRAWQAKQGDKAVGYFVTDAVIGKFELINYAVALNTAGEISGVEILTYRESHGYEVRNKPWRAQFLGKSAKSALRVGDDINNISGATLSCTHLTDGIRRIAVMAQLALVQR; via the coding sequence ATGCGTTACCAGCCAGTGCCCATTGTTCTTGTCTGTGCCGCCGCCGTCGGTGCGCCGGGCATGATTGTCACCAAGGCGTTTGCGGCGGACTACCTGTCCGCGGCCGAGGCCCAGAAGGCAATGTTTCCTGACGCCACAAGCTTCGAGCCGGTACCGCTCACGCTCTCTGCCGACCAGCTCAAGCAGCTGGCCGAACGCGCGGGCGGTCCGGCCAAGCCGGGGGCGTGGCGCGCATGGCAAGCCAAGCAAGGTGATAAGGCAGTCGGCTACTTCGTGACCGACGCCGTCATCGGCAAGTTCGAACTCATCAACTACGCCGTGGCCCTGAACACGGCCGGTGAAATCAGCGGCGTGGAAATCCTCACCTACCGCGAAAGCCACGGCTACGAAGTCCGCAACAAGCCTTGGCGCGCCCAGTTTCTGGGCAAGTCAGCCAAGTCGGCGCTGCGTGTGGGCGACGACATCAACAACATCAGCGGCGCAACGCTGTCGTGCACGCACTTGACCGACGGCATTCGGCGCATTGCGGTGATGGCGCAGTTGGCGCTCGTCCAGCGCTGA
- a CDS encoding porin, whose protein sequence is MKRTALSVAAAIALMGAGAADAATTAQLEQKLDAMAAQIEALKAELKEVKAQNATLATQQQTQAKAQAQQTAALQDVQQTVQTAQLASTRPSPLDNLTLWGYGEVNYSRPTRRSEDTKMDLARAVFGIGYKFDDKTRFNSEFEIEHAITSATDSGEFEVEQFYIDHKLTDKIGMNAGLFLIPAGFINRNHEPTNYYGVHRNFVETLIIPSTWREGGLSLYGDTDFGLNWNVGLTTGLNLAKWNFNPENPLFKSALEMQNNAIAPMQTSHQELGLANAKNLSQYVALNYTGISGLTLGGSVFTGKSSRSSTDAPLPEQRATLYEAHARWTPGKWDLSALYARGTFSNTEAVNQANPGAANPMPSAFYGWFMQAAYNVWQKGDYRFAPFVRYERYNMGEKYAGLAPGFTFPAGWPSLSDTVYTIGANFYLNPNVVFKVDYQRFKQNRDFSRVDLGLGVSF, encoded by the coding sequence ATGAAACGAACCGCCTTGTCGGTAGCCGCCGCCATTGCGCTGATGGGGGCCGGTGCAGCCGATGCCGCCACCACTGCGCAACTCGAACAGAAACTCGACGCCATGGCCGCGCAGATTGAAGCGCTCAAGGCCGAGCTGAAGGAAGTCAAGGCGCAGAATGCGACGCTCGCGACGCAGCAGCAGACGCAGGCGAAGGCGCAGGCACAGCAAACCGCGGCCCTGCAAGACGTGCAGCAGACCGTGCAGACGGCACAGCTCGCCTCGACCCGGCCCTCGCCGCTCGACAACCTCACGCTCTGGGGCTACGGCGAGGTCAACTACAGCCGCCCGACGCGCCGCTCCGAAGACACCAAGATGGACCTGGCGCGCGCGGTGTTCGGCATTGGTTACAAGTTCGACGACAAAACTCGCTTCAACTCCGAATTCGAGATTGAGCACGCCATTACGTCGGCCACTGACTCCGGTGAATTCGAAGTCGAGCAGTTCTACATCGACCACAAGCTGACCGACAAGATCGGCATGAACGCGGGCCTATTCCTCATCCCCGCCGGCTTTATCAACCGCAACCACGAACCGACCAACTACTACGGCGTCCATCGCAATTTTGTCGAGACGCTGATCATCCCGAGCACATGGCGTGAGGGAGGTCTCTCGCTGTACGGCGATACCGATTTCGGCCTGAACTGGAATGTGGGTCTGACCACCGGCCTGAACCTCGCCAAGTGGAATTTCAACCCCGAGAACCCACTGTTCAAATCGGCGCTGGAGATGCAGAACAACGCCATCGCGCCGATGCAGACCTCGCACCAGGAACTGGGGTTGGCCAACGCCAAGAACCTGTCGCAGTATGTGGCGCTCAACTACACCGGTATTTCGGGTCTGACGCTGGGCGGCTCGGTTTTCACCGGCAAGAGCAGCCGCTCGAGTACCGACGCGCCGCTACCGGAACAGCGCGCCACCTTGTATGAGGCGCACGCCCGCTGGACGCCGGGCAAGTGGGACCTGTCCGCTCTGTACGCACGCGGCACGTTCAGCAACACCGAGGCCGTCAATCAGGCCAACCCAGGCGCAGCCAATCCGATGCCCTCGGCGTTCTACGGCTGGTTCATGCAGGCCGCGTACAACGTGTGGCAGAAGGGCGACTATCGTTTTGCACCGTTCGTCCGCTACGAGCGCTACAACATGGGTGAAAAGTACGCAGGACTTGCGCCCGGCTTCACCTTCCCTGCCGGTTGGCCTTCGCTGTCCGATACGGTGTACACCATTGGCGCAAACTTCTATCTGAACCCCAACGTGGTCTTCAAGGTGGATTACCAGCGCTTCAAGCAGAACCGCGATTTCTCGCGAGTGGATCTGGGCCTGGGCGTGTCGTTCTAA
- a CDS encoding cytochrome-c peroxidase has translation MKDKKSGGEASRTSNVARGSWRAASLLAATLLAACGGGDGGGSTSSPASASSATLSPMAQVGKQIFFDQTLSASGKQSCASCHDPSRGYTDPNNLAVSIGGPKSDLPGLRNTPSLNYASFTPNFKIDSTGKASGGFFRDGRSASLADQAQQPFTNEFEMANASADDVLKTLLTRPYLDQFTAVFTKAGIQDSATAMQSIGRALAAFQSEDPSFHPFDSKFDAYLAGKTTLTDAETRGLLLFNNPTKGNCNACHISTGKGSTPALFTDFTYDNVGIPRNWNIAANQEGTTLPYVPKNGLALGSPNYSYYDLGICGPLRTDFRVGGSTCGKFKVPTLRNIALTPPYFHNGVFQTLDQVVAWYITRDTDPGRWYVKADGTPDVPYNDLPVGFDANVNVAEVPYNPGTAPSLTNQEMSDLVHFLCTLTDGFDPANPSAYRMPAQCDSTAASVGAARIQTVSTSGATLSKTATSK, from the coding sequence ATGAAAGATAAGAAAAGTGGAGGAGAGGCCTCTCGTACCAGCAATGTGGCACGGGGGTCGTGGCGTGCGGCTTCGTTGCTTGCGGCGACATTGCTGGCCGCGTGTGGTGGCGGAGATGGCGGCGGCAGTACGTCGTCGCCGGCGTCGGCATCGAGCGCGACGCTGTCGCCGATGGCGCAGGTCGGCAAACAGATCTTTTTTGATCAGACGCTCTCTGCCTCGGGCAAGCAATCCTGCGCTTCGTGCCATGACCCGTCGCGCGGCTATACCGATCCGAACAACTTGGCCGTCTCGATCGGAGGGCCGAAGTCCGATTTGCCCGGCCTGCGAAACACGCCGTCGCTCAATTACGCGTCGTTCACGCCGAACTTCAAGATCGACAGTACTGGCAAGGCTTCCGGAGGATTCTTCCGCGATGGCCGTTCGGCATCGTTGGCGGACCAGGCGCAGCAGCCGTTCACCAATGAATTCGAGATGGCAAACGCCTCGGCAGACGATGTGTTGAAGACACTGCTGACGCGCCCGTACCTCGATCAGTTCACGGCGGTGTTCACCAAGGCCGGCATCCAAGACAGTGCGACCGCTATGCAGAGCATCGGCCGCGCGCTGGCCGCATTCCAGAGCGAAGACCCGAGCTTCCACCCCTTCGACAGCAAATTCGATGCGTACCTCGCAGGCAAGACAACGCTGACGGATGCCGAGACACGGGGCCTGCTGCTGTTCAACAACCCAACCAAGGGCAACTGCAACGCTTGCCATATCTCGACAGGTAAGGGCAGCACGCCGGCATTGTTCACCGATTTCACGTACGACAACGTCGGTATCCCGCGCAACTGGAACATCGCCGCCAACCAGGAAGGCACCACGCTGCCGTACGTTCCGAAGAACGGCCTGGCGCTGGGCAGTCCGAATTACAGCTACTACGACCTGGGCATCTGCGGGCCGCTGCGTACCGACTTCCGCGTGGGTGGTTCCACGTGCGGAAAGTTCAAAGTGCCGACGCTGCGCAACATCGCGCTGACGCCACCGTATTTCCACAACGGAGTGTTCCAGACGCTGGATCAAGTGGTGGCGTGGTACATCACGCGCGATACCGACCCGGGCCGATGGTACGTCAAGGCCGATGGCACGCCCGATGTGCCGTACAACGATCTGCCGGTTGGCTTCGATGCCAACGTGAACGTGGCCGAAGTGCCCTACAACCCAGGGACTGCGCCATCGCTGACGAACCAGGAAATGAGCGATCTCGTGCATTTCCTGTGCACGCTCACCGATGGATTCGATCCGGCCAACCCGTCGGCCTATCGCATGCCAGCCCAATGCGATTCCACCGCTGCGAGCGTGGGCGCCGCCCGCATCCAGACCGTCTCTACCAGCGGAGCCACGCTGAGCAAGACGGCAACAAGCAAATAA
- the groES gene encoding co-chaperone GroES, which translates to MNLRPLHDRVIVKRLDNETKTASGIVIPDAAAEKPDQGEVLAVGPGKKDDKGNAIALDVKVGDRVLFGKYAGQGVKVDGQEVLVMREEDIMAVVQK; encoded by the coding sequence ATGAACCTGCGTCCTTTGCACGACCGCGTGATCGTGAAGCGCCTGGACAACGAAACCAAGACCGCTTCGGGCATCGTCATTCCTGACGCCGCCGCTGAAAAGCCGGATCAAGGCGAAGTGCTGGCCGTCGGCCCGGGCAAGAAAGACGACAAGGGCAATGCGATCGCGCTGGACGTGAAGGTCGGCGACCGCGTGCTGTTCGGCAAGTACGCCGGCCAGGGCGTCAAGGTGGATGGTCAGGAAGTCCTGGTCATGCGCGAAGAAGACATCATGGCCGTGGTGCAAAAGTAA